A single window of Pyxicephalus adspersus chromosome 10, UCB_Pads_2.0, whole genome shotgun sequence DNA harbors:
- the LOC140340141 gene encoding Y-box-binding protein 3-like has protein sequence MSEVTAEEPKPKAAGSEPSTAPSGTGEVERKVLATKVQGTVKWFNVRNGYGFINRNDTKEDVFVHQTAIKKNNPRKYLRSVGDGEVVEFDVVAGEKGAEAANVTGPKGAPVQGSRYAADRRRYRRGYYGRRRGPPREGGDGEIKDGAPEAAQPQQPLRQPTNYRGRYRRPMSQPRSGPPTGENENKENQLEAGAPDQQQQANRRGFRRPYNYRRRPNQANAPTQGGKETTKAESTVEKPVSVVEKSNAV, from the exons ATGAGTGAAGTAACAGCTGAAGAACCAAAACCCAAGGCTGCTGGGAGTGAACCAAGTACAGCTCCATCTGGTACAGGTGAAGTAGAGAGGAAAGTACTAG ccaCCAAAGTACAAGGAACAGTGAAATGGTTCAACGTGAGAAACGGTTATGGATTCATAAATCG GAATGACACTAAAGAAGATGTCTTTGTCCACCAG ACAGCAATCAAGAAAAACAATCCTCGCAAATACCTGCGGAGTGTGGGGGATGGAGAGGTGGTGGAGTTTGATGTTGTTGCTGGAGAAAAG GGCGCCGAGGCAGCTAATGTAACAGGTCCTAAAGGAGCTCCCGTTCAAGGAAGTCGCTATGCTGCAGACCGGCGCAGATACCGCCGGGGGTACTATGGACGCAGAAGGGGGCCTCCTAGAGAG GGAGGAGATGGAGAAATAAAAGATGGTGCTCCTGAAGCTGCTCAACCCCAGCAACCACTTCGCCAACCTACCAACTACCGAGGAAGATATCGTCG ACCCATGTCTCAACCCAGATCTGGTCCACCTACtggagaaaatgaaaataaagaaaatcaacTTGAGGCAGGGGCTCCCGATCAACAGCAACAAGCAAACCGCCGTGGTTTCCGGAGACCATACAACTATCGTCGTCGACCTAACCAGGCAAATGCTCCAACACAGGGAGGCAAGGAAACAACTAAG GCTGAAAGCACAGTTGAGAAGCCTGTGTCAGTGGTGGAGAAAAGCAATGCTGTGTAA